In Fragaria vesca subsp. vesca linkage group LG5, FraVesHawaii_1.0, whole genome shotgun sequence, the genomic stretch TCATCCTCATTTCCCCAAACATCCAATTCCACCAATTGATACACTCTTCATCTCTTCAGAAATCCACAAAGACCTCTCCTCCTATCCCCATGGACGGCTCAGTGGACCGAAGTAATCCACCGCCGCAAACGGCGTGCACGGCCAACGGAAACGGCGTCGTTTCGAAGACGAGGCTGAGACTGAAGCCGGAGAAGGAGCACAAGTCGGATAGCTACAACGACCTGCAGCAATTGGATTTCAGTCCTCTGCTCTTCAGCTCGCTCGAGCATTACTTGCCGGCGAACATGCTCAATGTGCCGCGTGAGCTCAAGCTCCGGTACATGAGGGACATTCTGCTCCGGTACACCTCCGAGGGCGAACGCAGTCGTGTAAGAAATTACGATTGTCTCCTCGCTTTCTTTCTCTGTTTGGAAATGCAAGATGATCTGGCTTGAATGTGAATGTGGATGTTTTGGGAATTCTGTGCTGTATCGTTTTCAATTTCTTGGAATTGAGTGTGTGAAATGAGCAGGCTCTGCTGCAATTGATGTAGAATAGGTAATCGTATCGCCGTAGATTGCTGATAGGCATTGGATTTACGACTTGGTGTTTATGTGAATGCTGATATTTGTGTGTATTTGATGTGGAATCTGTTTCTGTGTATCAGATTAGAAATTGTGTTTACTTCGGAGCACAATGTGCAATGTTATCGGGTTAATATAGTCAATGTAGCATCATTTTGCTCCGCAAAAGGCTGATGGTTGTTTTCTGTCTGAATGAACAGATTCAGCGGCATAGAGAATACAGAGACAGGATCACATCAAGCTATCAGGTTCGTTTAATTGAAGATGCTTGGTTGAAAGAGTTTGGTATAATCTTTACACATGTCTGACTACTTCTGCAATTTAGGACTTGAGAGTTTGTCTATACTTCATGTAAGCATAATATACCGGCATTGGTTTCCATTTGCATATGTTGTCTTCCTTATCGTTCCTTCCTCTTTGTAGTATCTGCACGAGGAGCTATACACTATGCAAGCTGAACAATTCTTTGTCCCGTCATTTCTCAATGTCATCAATGAGGGCACAGAGGGTACTTTTAGAAGTATACTCAACGAACCCTCTCCTGGAATCTTCACATTTGAAATGCTTCAGCCGCGTTTCTGCGAATTGTTAGTATCCGAGGTATCATGTTTGGGTTTAGGAGTTTATCTTTCCTGTATATTTGTCTTCCTGTTTGCTTACTTGATTCTGATTATTTAGGTTGAGAATTTTGAAAGGTGGGTCCATGAGACAAGATTCAGAATCATGCGACCAAACACAATGAACAAATTTGGTGCTGTTCTTGATGACTTTGGCTTTGAAACTATGCTTGACAAGTTGATGGAGGAATTTATACGCCCTATATCTAAAGGTATTGTCTCAAAGTTGTTATGAAATTATAATAAAATCTGGAAGTATTACATAAAGGTTTTTGAACTAATGATATACTCTTATATCTTGAGTGGAAATGTTATGTAGTTCTCTTTCCAGAAGTTGGTGGAGCCACACTGGATTCACATCATGGTTTTGTTGTTGAATATGGAATGGATAGGGACGTTGAGCTTGGTAGGTGCTACTTATCTGAGATTTTGGATTTCAATAACTTCCCATTCTTTCCTTCTTACTCCATGCAGTAAAAGTGTAGAGTAATGCTGGATCTTTGATATCTAACAGGTTAATGTACTGTATTTCTTAATTCTACTGATTATAGTAAGCCCAAAAAATAAAATCATCTTTCACATATACTGCTTCCTTGCTTAGCTGACACCATTTCTCCTTATTTATTTTACATTATGTATGCAAACTCTTTCATTTCCTCTCTGTTCTGAAGCGTTTATGGACCAACCATAGTTTTTTATTGTAGGTTTTCATGTCGATGACTCGGAAGTCACCTTGAATGTTTGCTTGGGTAAGCAGTTTATTGGTGGGGAGTTGTATTTTCGAGGTGTTCGATGTAATAAGCATGTGAATTCAGCGACACTCTCAGAGGTATGCTAATCTTTAAGATCAGGTTTTTCAGTACAGTTGGATATGAGGCCACTTTTTTTGAACTTTTGAGAAGTACAAGTGCTTCAGGCTATCGTATTGGGTAATGTTCTACTTCAAAATAGCTTGTTGCATCTTCACTATAAATTGAAAATTTAAACCACAGAATATGGATATGCGCTATGAATGTTCTTTCTGATATAGACTGGCATATTTAATTTTAATTCCCTTGTTCACTTATTAATAGGACGCTTTTTGTTCTTATAGGAAGTCTTTGATTATCCTCATGTTCCGGGACATGCAGTTCTTCATCGTGGTCGCCACCGACATGGTGCTAGAGCTACAATATCTGGGCGTCGAACCAACTTACTACTATGGTGCAGAAGGTACCTTTCTCCTTCACCTTTTGTCCCTTTAATGGACTTTAATAAAAGTGTTAATAACCTAACACAAAGGTTTCAAGGATCACACCCTTTTGAGGTTTGCACATCAATTAGTTGCTCTATGTCAAAATGTTATCCAGTTAATTCAACTTATCAGTTTCTTTATGCATCAAAGTATTCGGAACTCAATGTTTTGGACAAGTTGGATGAAATATCAGAAATCTAGGGGTTTCGTAATGGATGGATGGTTTTCCCTAAGCATATATTCACGATTGACTTCTCAACTGATTGTGATTAATCCACAACATACTCAATTGTGTGGAAAATGTATGATGTCTTTTAAAAAGGAAAAAAAAAAAACTCAACAGTCTAAGGATAAGTAACTTTCGGATGTTGTTCTGGTTTCAGCATTGGGAATCTTACACTTGCATTATGATGTAAATAGCAGCCAATGAAAAGATATTAGGTTCTTAGTTCATTTTGGTACCAGTAGTTAGAAGCGTTTCTAAGTCAATACTTGGGTTCTACTGCAAGGATTATTTTGATTAATTAGAGCTGTTCTTGTTGATCAATTTGCATCTACAATCTTCTTGTAGTTCGGTCTTTAGAGAGCTGAGAAAATATCAAAAAGATTGTTCTAGCTGGTGCGGAGACTGCCATCGGGAGAAGAAAGAAAGACAGCGCCAATCAGTTGCTGCCACCAAACTGGTATTGAAAAGTTTGATATGAAGAAGAGACTAGGAAATAGTAATCAGCACATGTTTAATGTTTGGCATACATTAATCTCGTGTGGCATCTGATGCTTTTCAGGAATTACTTAACAATGATGGATACTAGAGCTGTTCGACATGCAACTTTTGCTTGTGAAGTTGTAAATTTACAAAATTCTCATCTTTATCTCAACATATAGAAGAATTTTCAGTCTATCCTCTCAATTTTAATTTCAGTAATAAATGTAGCTAGGCTATTTCTTAGTAATGAACTCTGCATTCAATGCTTTTGCAAGGTAGTTGTTACTAGTTCATACACAGTTTCGTCATGTAATTGTGCTGGCCTTTTCGTAGTTAGTTATATACTTTATGCGCTTTAGATTGATGTAGTTTCCTCTGTTCAGTATGTGCCGACTACCATGACCAACCGGACATACAAATGATCCAAGTCCAACGTTCTTTCCCTGCTCAGTAGGTAGGTCTACTCAGATCCCCACTAGATTGTGATTTATCTTGTGTTAATGATAGAAGCAAGCCAAACAATATGTTGCCTAAAGCCATATACCAAACGTTAGTGCATGAACCTGTCAATTTGTTTTTGGTCACTATGAACCTGTGGATTATATCGGCAGGGACCAGATAGCATATCTCTGTGTTGTGCCATTCATTTTCTTTCTGACTTGGTAGTTCTGGAGGTGGAAAGTGAACACGTTCTTGTTTTGTTCTTAAATTTCCAAGACAGGTGTTTTAAACGCATATTTGATGACAATGTGATTTGCTTACTTAAGTATACAAGTGAAAGTGATATTCATGTCCCTCTGTTTTTGTTAAATGATATATTCTGCCTTGGTGGCCTGTCTAGTGCAATGAAATATAATGAAGGATCATATGATTCTACGAGTTTTCGCCAACATTTCATACCTACCTAATCTCTTTGGGAATCTTCTGGGTTTTGCAAGACCTGAATGCATTGCATCCTCTATTGAAGTTATAAATGTCTTCAGGTCTATTCATATGGGTGCCTTAGGATTATAATATCTTCCCCCAAAGGCTTTCTTGACCTTACCGTGATTAGTTTACTTCAATTCAAGTGATGCATAATTCATTGCTTGTAGGTCTCCTACCGATCATTGTCATCAGCCTCTTTATCATCAATCAAATTAATACCATCTGGATCCTTCTAAGAAGTTATTAGACCAATTTGTTTGTAGAATATGCATGATTGGTACAACTCTTCTATTTTCTAATCGTCAGAGCAGGCAGCTCCAAGCACTTTTATGTGGACCAAACGCAACTCAAGCACTCGGTGGCGTTCGAGTTGTGTTGTTAGGTATAAACCAAGGACGTGGAAGAGAAAATCATACGTCGATAAAGCGATTCAACACTCCATAATACTAACATTAAATGAGTGGGTATATAATTTACTAATAACACAGAGACTTTGTCAAATGATTAAGATGAGAAGATTATGGGCGTCATGTTAAAGATAGAAAATTTATTAGAAAATAAAGAATTAAACGGTATTAGCTAATGTGTGAAAGCCGAAAGGAAAGAGCAATCACAACTAGAAACCCACCTAAATAATTTAAAAGTTTGAAAAATGTTAAAAAATCATTGAAGTTGCAACACGGTTTTTCTTTTTCTAGACAACAGTAAAACTCATCTTGAACCCTTAAATTTTGAAAGCCGGGCATGAGCCTATCGAGTATCGTACTCGCATTCTGTTGAGTTCATGTGGTATACATCAAAATTCTTTGTTATATACTTGTATTTTGTTGTTTGATTCTGGAGTTATGTTTAAATCGACCACTCTATCAACGTTGTGTGGTCCTATATGAACGAATTTTATAGATCTGGCTAACCTAGCAGGAAGTTGACAAGACAACAAAATGGGTAAGTATGAGACTTGAGACCACATCCCACATTAGAAATCATAATAGGGAAAATAAAAACGAAATGAAATGAAAAAAAAAAATGAAAATAGCAGTTTGCATGTATTGTATTTGGGGACGGTGGAGATTGCTTCATGCCTACATGCATCTCTCTTAACCGTATTGTATAATTTGAATTTATATAATCGCCTCTTGCT encodes the following:
- the LOC101302356 gene encoding uncharacterized PKHD-type hydroxylase At1g22950-like; amino-acid sequence: MDGSVDRSNPPPQTACTANGNGVVSKTRLRLKPEKEHKSDSYNDLQQLDFSPLLFSSLEHYLPANMLNVPRELKLRYMRDILLRYTSEGERSRIQRHREYRDRITSSYQYLHEELYTMQAEQFFVPSFLNVINEGTEGTFRSILNEPSPGIFTFEMLQPRFCELLVSEVENFERWVHETRFRIMRPNTMNKFGAVLDDFGFETMLDKLMEEFIRPISKVLFPEVGGATLDSHHGFVVEYGMDRDVELGFHVDDSEVTLNVCLGKQFIGGELYFRGVRCNKHVNSATLSEEVFDYPHVPGHAVLHRGRHRHGARATISGRRTNLLLWCRSSVFRELRKYQKDCSSWCGDCHREKKERQRQSVAATKLELLNNDGY